From one Sulfurimonas sp. HSL-3221 genomic stretch:
- a CDS encoding menaquinone biosynthesis decarboxylase: protein MKIIETLSPWIRTIDEPLDVNLEIPHIAYAEIKKAAPKILVFTHPVDKALGKTYDMPVVMNIFANDAVVETIFGTTPDAIAAKVQKALKLKPPKSLSDKLETFKFLFDLRNVFPKRLKSAGECQAREIASLSELPILKTWSEDGGKFITMGQVYTQSLDGEIHNVGMYRLQVYDDKRLGMHWQIHKDSNHLFHQYKKAGRKMPVSVAIGGDPLYTWCGTAPLPHGIFELMLYGFVRNKPARLVKCKTNPIHVPEDADIVIEGWVDPEVTEIEGMFGDHTGYYTLKEPYPVLEVSRITAKNDPVFYATVVGKPPLEDKYMGLPTERIFLPLLQTQAPDLKDYKMPENGVFHNLILCKIAPQYPGHSLQIMHALWGVGQMSFVKHALFVDESAPELGDYEALTKHILDRLSPEAVTITTGIVDALDHSASRPLIGGKLGIDATGSVVERTIDLLDDAALLKKVKTIDSDVVALKQYMTQSANPVTVIQYEKKRPARELFEALKPLSGHIAIAVFVDTRQNDVNNPYMLVWRVTNNIDAQRDVWLEEMIGVDGTNKDPMDGFTREWPGDVVCDADVFADLRARGLIDLDDETVDRYQLVGESK from the coding sequence ATGAAGATTATTGAGACCCTCTCCCCCTGGATCAGGACCATCGACGAACCCCTCGACGTCAACCTCGAGATCCCCCATATCGCCTATGCGGAGATCAAGAAGGCCGCGCCGAAGATTCTCGTGTTCACCCACCCCGTTGACAAGGCGCTCGGCAAAACCTACGATATGCCTGTCGTGATGAACATTTTTGCCAATGACGCCGTCGTCGAGACGATTTTCGGCACGACGCCGGACGCCATCGCGGCGAAGGTGCAGAAAGCGCTGAAGCTGAAGCCGCCCAAATCGCTCTCGGACAAGCTGGAGACCTTCAAGTTCCTCTTTGACCTCCGCAACGTCTTCCCCAAGCGCCTGAAATCCGCCGGGGAGTGCCAGGCGCGGGAGATCGCATCGCTCAGCGAGCTGCCGATCCTCAAAACCTGGTCCGAGGACGGCGGCAAGTTCATCACGATGGGACAGGTCTACACGCAGAGCCTCGACGGCGAGATCCACAACGTCGGCATGTACCGCCTGCAGGTCTACGACGACAAACGCCTGGGGATGCACTGGCAGATCCACAAGGACTCAAACCACCTTTTCCACCAGTATAAAAAAGCCGGCCGCAAGATGCCCGTCTCCGTCGCCATCGGCGGCGACCCGCTCTACACCTGGTGCGGGACGGCCCCGCTGCCCCACGGTATCTTCGAGCTGATGCTCTACGGCTTCGTGCGCAACAAGCCTGCTCGTCTCGTCAAATGCAAAACGAACCCGATCCACGTTCCCGAAGATGCGGATATCGTCATCGAGGGGTGGGTCGACCCGGAGGTGACGGAGATCGAAGGGATGTTTGGCGACCATACCGGCTACTACACGCTCAAAGAGCCCTACCCGGTGCTCGAAGTGAGCCGCATCACCGCGAAAAACGACCCGGTGTTCTACGCGACCGTCGTCGGCAAGCCACCGCTCGAGGACAAATATATGGGGCTTCCGACGGAGCGGATCTTCCTGCCGCTGTTGCAGACGCAGGCGCCGGATCTCAAAGACTACAAGATGCCGGAGAACGGGGTGTTTCACAACCTTATTCTCTGCAAGATCGCCCCGCAGTACCCGGGCCACAGCCTGCAGATCATGCATGCGCTCTGGGGCGTGGGGCAGATGAGCTTCGTCAAGCACGCCCTCTTCGTCGACGAATCGGCCCCGGAGCTGGGGGATTACGAAGCGCTCACGAAGCATATCCTCGACCGCCTCAGCCCGGAGGCCGTGACGATCACGACGGGGATCGTCGACGCCCTCGACCACTCCGCGAGCAGGCCCCTTATCGGCGGCAAGCTCGGCATCGACGCAACGGGCAGTGTCGTGGAACGCACCATCGACCTGCTCGATGACGCCGCGCTGCTGAAGAAAGTGAAAACGATCGACAGCGATGTCGTCGCGCTGAAGCAGTACATGACGCAGAGCGCGAACCCGGTGACGGTGATCCAGTACGAGAAGAAGCGCCCGGCGCGCGAACTCTTCGAGGCGCTGAAGCCGCTTAGCGGACACATTGCGATCGCCGTGTTCGTCGACACGCGCCAGAACGACGTGAACAACCCCTACATGCTTGTGTGGCGGGTGACGAACAACATCGACGCGCAGCGCGATGTCTGGCTGGAGGAGATGATCGGTGTCGACGGGACCAACAAGGACCCGATGGACGGTTTTACACGCGAGTGGCCCGGTGACGTCGTTTGCGACGCGGACGTTTTTGCCGACCTGCGCGCACGGGGTCTGATCGACCTCGACGACGAGACGGTGGACCGATACCAGTTGGTGGGAGAGAGTAAATGA
- a CDS encoding YgaP family membrane protein yields MNVIKIRKFCRPFRIALGAALIGYGAYSGNPWFYLGVIPFIAGIMNFCPLCKVTGQCNII; encoded by the coding sequence ATGAACGTTATCAAGATCCGCAAATTCTGCCGCCCCTTCCGTATCGCCCTGGGCGCCGCCCTTATCGGCTACGGTGCCTACAGCGGCAACCCCTGGTTCTACCTCGGCGTCATCCCCTTTATCGCCGGTATCATGAACTTCTGTCCGCTGTGCAAAGTCACCGGGCAGTGCAACATCATCTAA
- a CDS encoding MFS transporter, protein MYDSVARNVRLSLLLLATMGVMSGIAIVAALPLISHHFGAVPHIEFLSKLLLTIPSLVIAAVAPFAGMIVDRFGRLRPLYLGIVLFIIGGSSGFYLQDFKAILAGRALLGFSVALLMTASTALIGDYFDEKGRHRFMSMQGMAVGLGGIVFIISGGYLAQLGWNYPFAIYLLPLLFVPLLVSSLYEPQRIHTHGDEAAAVSPKLLPVYLSAFFSMLLFYMLPTQMPYLVIDELHGTPSSIGHFVAFALLINALTARQYARIRARFNYAQIFVFIYLFFGTGLLIMSQVSSPHQLFFASAFMGVGFGLVMVNINAWLLSLVPPHRRGRAVGMLTMSFFLGQFFSPIFFQPLITYAGIQGLFLVISGVSFITAAVLYVKTFLKRGAGSAEG, encoded by the coding sequence ATGTATGATTCCGTCGCCCGCAATGTCAGACTCTCTTTGCTGCTGCTGGCAACGATGGGCGTCATGTCCGGGATCGCCATCGTCGCGGCCCTGCCGCTGATCAGCCACCACTTCGGGGCCGTCCCCCACATCGAGTTTCTCTCGAAGCTGCTGCTGACGATCCCCTCCCTTGTCATTGCCGCCGTTGCCCCCTTCGCCGGGATGATCGTCGACCGCTTCGGGCGCCTGCGCCCCCTCTACCTCGGCATCGTGCTTTTTATTATCGGCGGCAGCTCCGGCTTCTACCTGCAGGATTTCAAAGCGATCCTCGCCGGGCGCGCCCTGCTGGGCTTTTCCGTTGCGCTGCTCATGACCGCCTCCACGGCCCTGATCGGCGACTATTTTGACGAGAAGGGGCGGCACCGTTTCATGTCGATGCAGGGAATGGCCGTCGGGCTGGGCGGGATCGTCTTCATCATCTCCGGGGGCTACCTGGCCCAGCTGGGCTGGAACTACCCTTTTGCCATCTACCTGCTGCCGCTGCTTTTCGTGCCGCTGCTGGTCTCATCACTGTACGAGCCGCAGCGGATCCATACGCACGGCGACGAAGCGGCGGCGGTTTCGCCGAAGCTGCTCCCGGTCTATCTCAGCGCTTTTTTCTCGATGCTGCTGTTTTACATGCTGCCCACGCAGATGCCCTACCTTGTCATCGACGAGCTGCACGGCACCCCCAGCAGCATCGGCCACTTTGTTGCCTTCGCCCTGCTCATCAACGCGCTCACGGCGCGGCAGTATGCGCGGATCCGCGCGCGGTTCAACTACGCACAGATCTTCGTCTTCATCTACCTCTTTTTCGGGACCGGCCTGCTGATCATGTCACAGGTGAGCTCCCCGCATCAGCTCTTTTTCGCTTCGGCTTTCATGGGGGTGGGGTTCGGACTCGTGATGGTCAACATCAACGCCTGGCTGCTCTCGCTGGTGCCGCCGCACCGCCGCGGCCGCGCGGTGGGGATGCTGACGATGAGCTTCTTCCTGGGACAGTTCTTCTCCCCCATCTTCTTCCAGCCGCTGATCACCTATGCCGGGATCCAGGGGCTCTTCCTGGTCATTTCCGGGGTCTCTTTCATCACGGCGGCGGTGCTTTATGTCAAAACGTTTCTGAAAAGGGGTGCGGGTTCTGCGGAGGGGTGA
- a CDS encoding LTA synthase family protein, producing the protein MHPPLTQKQAIVASLRQLFAFYLLFIAIFFSGRALLFALYYDRIADAGVSQWFSFLLGLQMDTIVACIILALPVLLLFTAPRVLGGPVRTFIRVYLLVFLLAALFIENATFPFFAEFDVRPNDIFLNYLDYPKEVFGNIWATYKLKLLVAAIMMSVAGYLFWTLTRKTFEVVFEIKWPIRLLLLLPLVAVLFIGIRSSFSHRAANISLAVYTDSHVVNEITKNSLYSIGYAYYSQKKHGVVMSKYGKMPLKEAYERVSRQLRIPVGDMEDPFRRTQPTHFPSAKPKNLVIFLQESLGAQFVGALGGEKGVTPNIDRLAGESIFFDHLYSNGTRSVRGIAGSVSGFLPVPGKGVVKRNKSQEDFFTVASLLKPYGYRSSFIYGGASNFDNMRGWFYGNSFDVLIDQPEFKNPAFTGIWGVCDEDLVVRANEEFAKWHAEGKPFVSVLFSTTNHTPFEFPGGRIDLIPGKPKNSVENAIKFADYAIGKLIDDAKREGYYDDTVFMILADHNVRTYGDDLIPVPKYRIMGMILGGGIKPQRVAKRSTQPDVLATALDAVGLDLTYPILGKSLFEDPEKEMVLMQFHDMYALRNGDKLAVVQPDTPALTFDLSAEDHLTPAAHNPELERDTTAFIHVINDLYQHKRFKAEPGEAQ; encoded by the coding sequence ATGCACCCACCGCTCACCCAGAAGCAGGCTATTGTCGCATCGCTGCGCCAGCTCTTCGCTTTTTACCTGCTTTTCATTGCCATCTTCTTTAGCGGACGGGCCCTTTTGTTCGCGCTCTATTACGACCGCATCGCCGATGCCGGGGTCAGCCAGTGGTTCAGCTTCCTGCTCGGCCTGCAGATGGATACGATCGTCGCCTGTATCATCCTCGCGCTGCCCGTCCTTCTGCTCTTTACGGCGCCCCGGGTCCTCGGCGGCCCCGTCCGCACCTTCATCCGGGTCTATCTGCTCGTTTTTCTGCTGGCGGCCCTCTTTATCGAAAATGCGACCTTCCCCTTCTTCGCCGAATTCGACGTCCGCCCCAACGACATCTTTCTGAACTACCTCGATTACCCCAAAGAGGTGTTCGGCAACATCTGGGCGACCTACAAGCTCAAGCTGCTCGTCGCCGCCATCATGATGTCCGTGGCGGGGTACCTCTTCTGGACCCTGACGCGCAAGACATTTGAGGTCGTCTTCGAGATCAAGTGGCCCATCCGACTCCTGCTGCTGCTGCCGCTGGTCGCCGTGCTCTTCATCGGCATCCGCTCCTCCTTCAGCCACCGCGCGGCCAATATCTCCCTCGCGGTCTATACCGATTCGCACGTCGTGAACGAGATCACGAAGAACAGCCTCTACAGCATCGGCTACGCCTACTATTCGCAGAAGAAGCACGGCGTCGTCATGAGCAAATACGGCAAGATGCCGCTGAAAGAGGCCTATGAACGGGTCTCCCGCCAGCTGCGCATCCCCGTCGGCGACATGGAGGACCCCTTCCGGCGGACCCAACCGACCCACTTCCCCTCCGCCAAGCCGAAAAACCTTGTCATCTTCCTGCAGGAGAGCCTGGGCGCGCAGTTCGTCGGCGCCCTCGGCGGCGAGAAAGGGGTCACGCCCAACATCGACCGCCTCGCCGGCGAGTCCATCTTCTTCGACCATCTCTACAGCAACGGCACCCGCAGCGTGCGGGGGATCGCCGGCAGCGTCTCCGGTTTCCTCCCCGTGCCGGGCAAAGGGGTCGTCAAACGCAACAAGTCCCAGGAGGATTTCTTTACCGTCGCCTCCCTGCTCAAACCCTACGGCTACCGCAGCAGCTTCATCTACGGCGGGGCCAGCAACTTCGACAATATGCGCGGCTGGTTCTACGGCAACAGTTTTGATGTCCTGATCGATCAGCCCGAGTTCAAGAACCCCGCCTTCACAGGCATCTGGGGCGTCTGCGACGAGGACCTCGTCGTCCGGGCCAACGAAGAGTTCGCCAAGTGGCACGCCGAGGGCAAACCCTTCGTCTCCGTGCTCTTCAGTACGACCAACCACACCCCCTTCGAATTCCCGGGCGGGCGCATCGACCTGATCCCCGGCAAACCGAAGAACAGCGTCGAGAACGCCATCAAGTTCGCCGACTACGCCATCGGGAAGCTCATCGACGACGCCAAGCGCGAAGGGTACTACGACGATACCGTCTTCATGATCCTCGCCGACCACAACGTCCGTACCTACGGCGATGACCTCATCCCCGTCCCCAAATACCGCATCATGGGGATGATCCTCGGCGGCGGCATCAAACCCCAGCGCGTCGCCAAGCGCTCTACCCAGCCTGACGTCCTGGCCACGGCCCTCGACGCCGTCGGACTCGACCTAACCTACCCCATCCTCGGCAAATCGCTCTTCGAAGACCCCGAAAAAGAGATGGTGCTGATGCAGTTCCACGACATGTACGCCCTGCGCAACGGCGACAAACTCGCCGTCGTCCAGCCCGACACCCCGGCGTTGACGTTCGACCTCTCCGCAGAGGACCACCTGACCCCCGCGGCGCACAACCCGGAACTCGAACGCGACACGACGGCCTTTATCCATGTCATCAATGACCTCTACCAGCACAAGCGCTTCAAAGCCGAACCCGGCGAGGCGCAGTAA
- a CDS encoding cation diffusion facilitator family transporter, whose amino-acid sequence MSDHHHSHDISGTKLLIAVALNILITLAQLAGGLIAGSLALLSDALHNFSDVMALLISWFAHRISHKEADSSKTFGYKRAEIVAALFNASVLAGIGVYLVYASVMRLIYPEPVLSSWLIWMGLLGIVVNGGSIFLLESDARGNMNIRAAYLHLLGDVLTSVAVVLGGVAIALWEIVWVDPLISIIIALYLIAASAGLIKESTGVLMQFAPADVELDAVADTVCGDPAIAGIHHVHLWRLSDHAVHLEAHLDFAEDLPLSRVTQTVEALERQLQERFGITHTTFQCEYGRDDDKRRIR is encoded by the coding sequence ATGAGCGACCACCACCACTCCCACGATATCAGCGGCACGAAGCTGCTGATCGCCGTCGCGCTCAATATCCTCATTACCCTCGCCCAGCTGGCGGGAGGGCTTATTGCCGGGTCTCTGGCCCTGCTCAGCGACGCCCTGCACAACTTCAGCGACGTCATGGCCCTGCTGATCAGCTGGTTCGCCCACCGCATCTCCCACAAAGAGGCCGACAGCAGCAAAACCTTCGGCTACAAGCGGGCCGAGATCGTGGCCGCGCTCTTCAACGCCTCGGTGCTTGCGGGCATCGGCGTCTATCTCGTCTACGCCTCCGTGATGCGGCTGATCTACCCCGAGCCCGTCCTCTCCTCCTGGCTGATCTGGATGGGGCTGCTGGGCATCGTCGTCAACGGCGGCAGCATCTTCCTGCTCGAATCCGACGCCCGGGGCAATATGAATATCCGCGCCGCCTACCTGCATCTGCTCGGCGACGTGCTCACCTCCGTCGCCGTCGTGCTGGGCGGCGTCGCCATCGCCCTGTGGGAGATTGTCTGGGTCGACCCGCTCATCTCCATCATCATCGCCCTCTACCTCATTGCCGCCTCCGCAGGGCTCATCAAAGAGAGCACGGGGGTGCTGATGCAGTTCGCCCCTGCCGACGTCGAGCTCGACGCCGTCGCCGACACCGTCTGCGGCGATCCCGCCATCGCCGGTATCCACCATGTCCACCTCTGGCGCCTCAGCGACCACGCCGTCCACCTTGAGGCGCACCTGGATTTCGCCGAGGATCTTCCCCTCTCCCGGGTAACGCAAACGGTCGAAGCCCTGGAAAGACAGCTGCAGGAACGCTTCGGCATCACCCACACGACCTTCCAGTGCGAATACGGCCGCGACGACGACAAGCGGCGGATCCGCTAA